One Polypterus senegalus isolate Bchr_013 chromosome 10, ASM1683550v1, whole genome shotgun sequence DNA segment encodes these proteins:
- the LOC120538320 gene encoding histone H4 — protein sequence MSGRGKGGKGLGKGGAKRHRKVLRDNIQGITKPAIRRLARRGGVKRISGLIYEETRGVLKVFLENVIRDAVTYTEHAKRKTVTAMDVVYALKRQGRTLYGFGG from the coding sequence ATGTCAGGAAGAGGCAAAGGTGGAAAGGGTCTCGGTAAGGGTGGCGCAAAGCGTCATCGTAAAGTGTTGCGCGATAACATCCAAGGAATTACCAAGCCAGCTATTCGTCGCCTGGCTCGTAGAGGTGGTGTGAAGCGAATTTCTGGTCTGATCTATGAAGAAACTCGTGGGGTTCTTAAAGTGTTTCTTGAAAACGTTATCCGTGACGCGGTCACCTACACCGAGCATGCCAAGAGAAAGACTGTGACGGCTATGGATGTGGTATACGCTTTGAAGAGACAGGGTCGCACTCTGTATGGCTTCGGAGGTTAA
- the LOC120536324 gene encoding histone H2B 8-like, whose amino-acid sequence MPEPKGAPAAKKGSKKAVSKSQAKGGKKRRKTRKESYSIYVYKVLKQVHPDTGISSKAMGIMNSFVNDIFERIAGEASRLAHYNKRSTISSREIQTAVRLLLPGELAKHAVSEGTKAVTKYTSSK is encoded by the coding sequence ATGCCTGAACCAAAAGGCGCTCCTGCAGCCAAGAAGGGCTCAAAGAAAGCTGTTTCTAAGAGCCAAGCCAAGGGTGGGAAGAAACGCAGAAAGACCAGGAAAGAAAGCTATTCTATCTACGTGTACAAGGTACTGAAGCAAGTTCACCCCGATACGGGTATCTCCTCCAAGGCGATGGGAATCATGAATTCCTTTGTGAATGATATCTTTGAGCGTATCGCCGGAGAGGCTTCTCGCCTTGCGCATTACAACAAGCGCTCCACCATTTCTTCCCGGGAGATCCAGACTGCTGTGAGGCTACTGCTGCCAGGAGAGCTTGCAAAGCACGCCGTGTCGGAAGGCACCAAGGCAGTCACCAAGTATACCAGCTCCAAGTAG